One Gloeothece verrucosa PCC 7822 DNA window includes the following coding sequences:
- a CDS encoding DUF3987 domain-containing protein — MLDKERFNQIIQGLADTETAKTYYRELISLARTIGDEHPDAGKVADQIMYLEDLYKFKDTHAQPNTKPTEEAFSYNEINEEVRAKIDELIDLDFAPSQALTVCDFLAKSLKLPNSRNLERYYHYRKDQREQEDFKSEMDKDLSDLLGINKSDINVSDYLPDWLSPPLSHYCKTSSVKHLLVLLGLLSGVSVCHKVKTRLMVDPSKDWKEPPSLFVLNISPTGQGKSPFVNKILIEPLSLIHQEWKEAFNDEQLDYEIELESIKQLPKDERKEALKNLKEPPSRERIIFSTDPTIIGLNQQFNAYPEQGILAIFDEGSKLFAFDRTGSGKSDRADLLSFYNGGGLCELRLEGIRANVSRTLLSINAAIQPEVLLELMGNCEDRSGQWARFLYALQPKTRKYPSRNQAKVDVTNLLVEVYEQIMKLPGELYHLDPQAGQLFDDYYYFDLEGKRMRTNDLGLEAVFGKSGGQVARLALNLHILEVIANPGATPRLIKAETIEKAVSLYKICLNQIRGLYSIAGASQGELPPKLALIIERSKSVGAVTARDIKQYVWCCKKDDPSQIREWFIRLEKLGKGKVSGAGNRKSFTAY, encoded by the coding sequence ATGCTAGACAAAGAAAGGTTCAATCAAATCATCCAAGGTTTAGCCGACACAGAAACCGCGAAAACTTATTACAGAGAGCTAATTTCACTAGCTAGAACCATAGGAGATGAACACCCAGACGCTGGAAAAGTCGCTGACCAAATCATGTATCTTGAGGATTTATATAAATTCAAAGATACTCATGCACAGCCTAACACAAAACCAACCGAAGAAGCGTTTAGTTACAACGAAATCAATGAGGAGGTGCGAGCGAAAATAGATGAACTTATTGATTTAGATTTCGCTCCATCTCAAGCTTTAACCGTTTGCGATTTTTTAGCCAAGTCCCTAAAGTTGCCCAACAGCAGAAATCTAGAAAGGTACTATCATTACAGGAAAGACCAACGGGAACAAGAAGACTTTAAAAGCGAGATGGATAAAGACTTATCCGATCTATTGGGTATTAACAAATCAGACATTAACGTCTCTGATTACTTGCCGGACTGGCTAAGTCCTCCCCTTTCCCATTACTGCAAGACTTCTAGTGTTAAACATTTGCTCGTTCTTTTAGGGCTTTTATCCGGGGTTTCTGTCTGTCATAAAGTGAAAACGCGGCTTATGGTAGATCCTTCCAAAGACTGGAAGGAGCCGCCGTCATTATTTGTTTTAAATATCTCCCCAACGGGTCAAGGTAAATCCCCGTTTGTAAACAAGATTCTGATTGAACCCCTATCATTAATTCACCAAGAATGGAAGGAGGCTTTTAATGATGAACAGCTTGATTATGAAATTGAACTCGAATCAATTAAGCAACTCCCCAAAGATGAACGAAAAGAAGCGTTGAAAAATCTTAAAGAGCCGCCTAGCCGAGAAAGAATTATTTTCAGTACAGACCCGACGATCATCGGGCTTAATCAGCAGTTTAACGCCTATCCTGAGCAGGGTATCCTCGCTATTTTTGATGAAGGCTCAAAGCTTTTTGCTTTTGATCGCACAGGTTCAGGTAAAAGCGATCGCGCCGATTTGCTATCTTTTTACAATGGCGGCGGGCTTTGCGAACTGCGGCTAGAGGGAATACGAGCAAATGTCAGCAGAACTCTCTTATCAATCAATGCAGCCATTCAACCAGAAGTCCTATTAGAGTTAATGGGGAACTGTGAGGACCGTTCAGGGCAATGGGCCAGGTTCCTTTACGCCCTTCAACCCAAAACCCGAAAATATCCCTCTAGAAATCAAGCAAAAGTGGATGTAACCAATTTGCTGGTAGAAGTTTACGAACAAATTATGAAGCTTCCTGGAGAGCTTTATCATTTGGACCCTCAAGCCGGGCAGCTATTCGACGATTACTACTATTTTGACCTCGAAGGTAAGCGTATGCGTACCAATGACTTAGGATTAGAGGCGGTTTTCGGTAAGTCCGGAGGACAAGTCGCTCGGTTGGCCCTAAACCTTCATATTCTAGAAGTTATTGCGAACCCAGGAGCCACGCCACGATTAATCAAAGCTGAGACGATCGAAAAAGCAGTGAGCCTTTACAAGATTTGCCTCAATCAGATTCGAGGCTTGTATAGTATCGCTGGAGCTTCTCAGGGGGAACTACCCCCAAAATTGGCTCTCATCATTGAGCGCTCTAAATCCGTTGGAGCGGTTACGGCGCGAGACATCAAGCAATATGTCTGGTGCTGCAAGAAAGATGACCCTTCCCAGATTAGAGAGTGGTTCATCCGCCTTGAGAAATTAGGTAAGGGTAAAGTATCCGGTGCTGGTAATCGGAAGTCATTTACCGCTTATTAA
- a CDS encoding tyrosine-type recombinase/integrase, with the protein MQAQKTHKTQDIRIQADKGSLRLQFSSRLSRKFYNKPQFYKAVGRSDSPDNRKWLEGICQRIQADLDHPDAENLFDPTLEKYLGIKVTPKIVSLSTAIANPTLGELWDDFCSWKLSTKQICQTTYQNRYRRTYLHWLSPWLESEISSEMVNNMIFDLMRADNYQPNLKKLFNALVYMGDRAVRREKLSKNFFNQTKDVIVKPPKKSSQLSEAEDYRAFAKEERDVIISSFRSSSRSLERQIADLVEFLFLTGCRLGEAFALKWNDIKKDWIVFDESWSTESRLLKTTKTDTTRIFKTKGYSKLLFLLEKVEAQSQTTASKGFVFTTPKGKHFDRLMLNEAWNGKNKGKRDDKDLGETRYYPGVVTRLADEGKISQYLKPSSTRHTFITLQAQSGVDLKLLADSCGNSVDVIYNHYLGVNKDAVLLNL; encoded by the coding sequence ATGCAGGCTCAAAAGACTCACAAAACCCAAGACATAAGGATTCAGGCTGATAAAGGATCTTTGCGACTTCAGTTCTCCTCTCGTCTCAGCCGCAAATTTTACAATAAGCCCCAGTTTTATAAGGCTGTAGGGCGAAGTGACAGCCCTGACAATAGGAAATGGCTTGAAGGCATTTGTCAGCGCATACAGGCAGATTTAGACCATCCTGACGCGGAAAATTTATTTGACCCCACATTAGAAAAATACTTAGGGATTAAGGTTACTCCTAAAATCGTTTCTCTCTCCACTGCGATCGCTAACCCTACCCTCGGTGAACTATGGGATGATTTTTGTAGCTGGAAGCTTTCCACCAAGCAGATTTGTCAAACGACTTACCAAAATCGTTATAGGAGAACTTACTTACATTGGTTGTCGCCTTGGCTAGAATCTGAAATTAGCTCAGAAATGGTCAATAACATGATTTTTGATTTGATGAGAGCCGACAACTATCAACCCAATCTGAAAAAGCTTTTTAATGCCCTTGTTTACATGGGCGATAGGGCAGTTAGACGTGAGAAGCTTAGTAAAAATTTCTTTAACCAGACTAAAGATGTGATTGTTAAACCCCCTAAAAAATCATCTCAGTTATCCGAAGCAGAAGACTATAGAGCTTTTGCAAAAGAAGAAAGAGATGTAATTATCAGTAGTTTTAGGTCTTCGTCCAGGAGCCTTGAGCGGCAGATAGCGGATTTAGTTGAATTTTTATTTCTGACGGGCTGCCGTCTAGGAGAAGCCTTTGCCTTGAAATGGAATGATATTAAGAAAGACTGGATTGTTTTTGACGAAAGCTGGAGTACAGAATCTCGGCTACTAAAAACAACCAAGACAGATACTACTAGGATTTTTAAAACAAAAGGTTATTCTAAACTGTTATTTTTACTGGAAAAGGTTGAAGCTCAAAGTCAGACTACAGCATCAAAAGGCTTTGTGTTTACAACTCCAAAAGGCAAACATTTTGACCGGTTAATGCTTAATGAAGCTTGGAACGGCAAAAACAAAGGAAAGCGAGACGATAAAGATTTAGGCGAGACTAGATACTATCCTGGCGTTGTTACTCGGTTAGCTGATGAGGGGAAAATCTCTCAATATTTAAAGCCTTCGTCAACGCGGCATACTTTCATTACTTTGCAGGCTCAATCAGGAGTGGACCTAAAGTTGCTGGCTGACAGTTGCGGTAACTCGGTTGACGTTATATACAATCACTACCTAGGTGTTAATAAAGATGCTGTTTTATTGAACTTGTAA